A stretch of DNA from Oryza brachyantha chromosome 9, ObraRS2, whole genome shotgun sequence:
gttcttttctttttgagggGCTGTTGCTGCCTTTCCAGATTGTTGAATTCAATTATAGCATTTAAAGAAGAGAAATATTCAGAAACGAAATAAatcattagaaaaaaaaacaattttaccatccttaaaaaggtaTCAGGAGATACtgttgttttctatgtaaaatttggtaccttagatactagaaggtaccaaattttacatagaaaacgaTGATACCTCatagtacctactcaaggatggaaaaaatgctcttagaaaatatttttttaatgcaagACAATATTTGGGGTTACACATGTCTCTTTGATCATcctatctagtgttatggtgTTATGTTCAATAGTGTTTCttaaatgtatattttctGCAGGTGGTACATTTGCCATGTATTCTTTGTTGTGTAGACATGCCGATATAGGCATCCTTCCTTCCAAAAAGGTGTATTCAGAAGAAGAGGCACTGCTTGACAATCAGTCTGCAATGGCAAGAAGGCCTAGTAAGCTTGGGAAGTTCTTTGAGCAGAGCATAACTGCAAGAAGAGTATTGTTATTCATAGCAGTACTTGGGATGTGCATGCTCATTGGAGATGGCATACTTACACCTGCTATTTCAGGTTTgctttttacaaaattacatGCCAATCTAATCATTCTTGTGATCATAGTGATACCTGACAATATTCCTTCACCTCTTTACAGTACTATCAGCAATCGATGGGCTAAGAGGGCCATTTCCTGCTGTTAGCAGACGTAAGAGCCTTGGAAACATTGTAGCTAATGAGCAATGAAAATAATCTTTCTAATGCTGCCCTTTCGATGACAttcatcctttattttcatttttgtttgttccaGCTGTTGTGGAGGCCCTGTCTGCAGCAATTCTTATTGGCTTATTCTTGTTGCAAAAGTTTGGGACTTCAAGAGTGAGCTTTCTGTTTTCTCCAATCATGGCAGCATGGACTTTTACCACTCCAATTATCGGCCTGTACAGCATTATACATTACTATCCTGGCATCTTCAAAGCCATTTCACCGTATTATATTGTTCATTTCTTTCTGAGAAATAAAAGGCAAGGTTGGCAGTTGCTTGGTGGGACTGTTCTATGCATCACAGGTATATTGCATGCTATCATAAtcaactttgattttttttcttttctcctgcCAATGATGATAGGCCTGAACTTCACCTTTTACACATGCACAGGTGCTGAAGCTATGTTCGCAGATCTTGGCCACTTCAGCAGAAAGGCTATTCAGGTTAGTTTTATAGAGACATCCATGTGCATTATACACGATACAATTGCTtacagttgattttttttttcagatagcATTTCTGTCTAGCATATATCCTTCTTTGGTGCTCACTTATGCTGGGCAAACAGCATACCTTATAAACAATGCCAATGACTTCGCGGAtggtttctacaaatttgTCCCTCGACCGGTTTACTGGCCAATGTTTGTTATTGCAACATTAGCAGCAATTGTTGCCAGCCAATCCTTAATATCTGCGACATTCTCTGTCATCAAGCAATCAGTTGTCCTGGATTACTTCCCTCGTGTTAAAGTGGTACACACCTCGCAGCACAAAGAAGGCGAGGTTTACTCCCCAGAAATTAATTACATTCTCATGGTATTGTGTGTCGGTGTTATACTAGGATTTGGTGGTGGGAAGGCTATAGGGAATGCCTTCGGTAAGCAAATTCTACAAAATTATCCACttattaattatgcattactTTGCATGTGAAGATGCAGTGCtttaatgtatattgtttttgCAGGTGTTGTGGTCATAATGGTCATGCTCATAACTACAGTCTTGCTCACTCTTGTGATGATCATCATATGGAGAACACCGCTTGTTCTGGCTGGGCTGTACTTCATCCCCTTCTTCATCATGGAAGGGGCCTATGTCAGTGCTGTTTTCACCAAGATCCCTGAAGGAGGCTGGCTTCCTTTTGCTGTTTCCATAATCCTTGCATTGATCATGTTCGGCTGGTATTATGGCCGGCAGAGGAAAACCGAGTACGAGATGACAAACAAAGTAAGCTTGGAGCACCTTGGCGAGCTCCTGGCGAGGCCTGAGGTTCAGAGGGTCCCTGGCCTCTGCTTCTTCTACAGCAACACGCAGGACGGGCTAACTCCGGTACTTGGCCATTACATCAAGAACATGAGCTCGCTGCACACGGTCACGATCTTCGTCACCCTGAGGTACCTCCTCGTCGCCAAGGTGGATCAGAGCGAAAGGATCCTGATCAGGAGGCTCGGACCGAACGGGGTGTACGGCTGCACCGTTCAGTACGGCTACGCCGACAGCCTCACCCtcgagggcggcgacgacctcgcTGCCCAGGTCATGAACTGCCTGCGATGGCACATCCAGATGGACAGCgctggccgccggccgccggtcTCCGTCGAGGAAGAGATGGCGCggctggaggcggcgaggcTTGCCGGCGTGGTGCACGTCCGGGGCAAGATGAGGTTCCACGTCGGCGAGGACGCCGGCTGGTTCGATAGGATCATGCTCGGATTCTACGAGTTCTTGCATGGAGTCTGCCGGCCGGCTCTGCCGGTTCTTGGGATGCCTCTGCAACAGCGGGTCGAGATTGGCATGCTGTACAAGGTCTGATGAACTCTTGATCAATTCAATCGTCAGAGCTTTTCTGCTGTTGCTTTCGTGATTTTTATGGATAGAACTATAGACTTGGGAATCAAACAATGAGAAGCACGAGATCGGGAGACAGGAAA
This window harbors:
- the LOC102705100 gene encoding probable potassium transporter 17, which encodes MDLEAGPIRPRSDGGGPAVGKETDGCNVRKDLFLAYKTLGVVFGGLVTSPLYVYPSMNLSSPTEADYLGIYSIMFWTLTLIGVVKYVCIALNADDHGEGGTFAMYSLLCRHADIGILPSKKVYSEEEALLDNQSAMARRPSKLGKFFEQSITARRVLLFIAVLGMCMLIGDGILTPAISVLSAIDGLRGPFPAVSRPVVEALSAAILIGLFLLQKFGTSRVSFLFSPIMAAWTFTTPIIGLYSIIHYYPGIFKAISPYYIVHFFLRNKRQGWQLLGGTVLCITGAEAMFADLGHFSRKAIQIAFLSSIYPSLVLTYAGQTAYLINNANDFADGFYKFVPRPVYWPMFVIATLAAIVASQSLISATFSVIKQSVVLDYFPRVKVVHTSQHKEGEVYSPEINYILMVLCVGVILGFGGGKAIGNAFGVVVIMVMLITTVLLTLVMIIIWRTPLVLAGLYFIPFFIMEGAYVSAVFTKIPEGGWLPFAVSIILALIMFGWYYGRQRKTEYEMTNKVSLEHLGELLARPEVQRVPGLCFFYSNTQDGLTPVLGHYIKNMSSLHTVTIFVTLRYLLVAKVDQSERILIRRLGPNGVYGCTVQYGYADSLTLEGGDDLAAQVMNCLRWHIQMDSAGRRPPVSVEEEMARLEAARLAGVVHVRGKMRFHVGEDAGWFDRIMLGFYEFLHGVCRPALPVLGMPLQQRVEIGMLYKV